A DNA window from Luteolibacter luteus contains the following coding sequences:
- the cysW gene encoding sulfate ABC transporter permease subunit CysW has product MAYKPVTTESAPVRWLLIGLAFVILTLFLLLPLAAVFIEAFRRGADVFVKSLTEDAALSAIKLTILAAAISVPLNTVFGLAAAWLITKFRFKGRSFLLSLIDLPFAVSPVIAGLVFVLLFGLKGWFGPWLREHDIEIIFALPGIILATVFVTFPFVARELIPLMESQGSDQEEAAVTLGAHGWQIFRKVTIPNIKWGLLYGVLLCNARAMGEFGAVSVVSGHIRGKTNTLPLHVEVLYNEYQFSAAFACAALLALLALVTLGLKTAVEHFTGHSSKRRH; this is encoded by the coding sequence ATGGCTTACAAACCGGTCACCACAGAATCTGCTCCAGTCCGTTGGCTTCTCATCGGGCTGGCCTTCGTGATTCTCACGCTTTTCCTGCTGCTGCCCTTGGCTGCAGTGTTCATCGAGGCCTTCCGCCGTGGCGCGGATGTCTTCGTGAAGTCGCTTACGGAGGATGCCGCGCTTTCGGCGATCAAGCTGACGATTCTCGCGGCCGCGATTTCGGTGCCGCTGAATACGGTCTTCGGCCTGGCCGCCGCGTGGTTGATCACGAAGTTCCGGTTCAAGGGGCGCTCTTTCCTGCTCTCCCTGATTGACCTTCCCTTTGCGGTCTCTCCGGTCATCGCCGGTCTCGTCTTCGTCCTGCTCTTCGGCCTGAAGGGCTGGTTCGGGCCTTGGCTCCGGGAGCATGATATCGAGATCATCTTCGCGCTGCCGGGTATCATTCTCGCCACGGTGTTCGTGACCTTTCCCTTCGTAGCCCGCGAGCTGATCCCGCTGATGGAAAGCCAAGGAAGCGATCAGGAAGAGGCGGCGGTGACGCTCGGCGCGCACGGCTGGCAGATCTTCCGGAAAGTCACGATTCCGAATATCAAGTGGGGCCTCCTCTATGGCGTACTGCTATGCAATGCCCGTGCGATGGGCGAGTTCGGCGCCGTGTCGGTGGTTTCCGGCCACATCCGTGGCAAGACGAACACGCTGCCGCTGCATGTCGAGGTGCTCTACAACGAATATCAATTCAGCGCGGCCTTTGCCTGCGCGGCCCTGCTGGCTCTTCTTGCTCTCGTGACCCTCGGCCTCAAAACCGCCGTCGAACATTTCACCGGCCATTCCTCCAAGAGAAGGCACTGA
- a CDS encoding sulfate/molybdate ABC transporter ATP-binding protein: protein MSVSIQSIHKTFGTYTALDDVSLEVPDGSLTALLGPSGSGKTTLLRIVAGLEYADAGSGRVLFHGEDVTDVPAGKRGVGFVFQHYALFKHMSVADNIAFGLTVLPGSKRPAKSEINDRVKELLHLVKLDGLDKRRPHELSGGQRQRVALARALAIRPKVLLLDEPFGALDAQVRKDLRRWLRQFHDEIGLTTLFVTHDQEEALELADQVVVMRNARIEQTGKPQKIYDEPRTSFVYEFLGEVNKLDDGRYVRPHEIELKFAAEEGVHLAGRVSHLFVAGPFARLSVVPENGSRREVEVWATREQVEEMALENGDIVGLRFPELKDSSKPKDSSKPE from the coding sequence ATGTCCGTCTCCATCCAATCCATTCACAAGACCTTCGGCACCTACACCGCGCTGGATGATGTGTCGCTCGAGGTTCCTGATGGCTCGCTCACGGCATTGCTCGGTCCTTCCGGATCCGGAAAGACGACGCTGCTGCGCATCGTTGCCGGTCTGGAGTATGCCGATGCCGGGAGTGGCAGGGTGCTTTTCCACGGCGAAGACGTGACGGATGTCCCGGCTGGAAAGCGCGGCGTCGGTTTCGTGTTCCAGCACTACGCGCTCTTCAAGCACATGTCCGTGGCGGACAACATCGCCTTCGGCCTCACGGTGCTGCCCGGCTCCAAACGTCCGGCGAAGAGCGAGATCAACGATCGCGTGAAGGAGTTGCTCCATCTCGTGAAGCTCGACGGTCTCGACAAGCGCCGTCCGCACGAGCTCTCCGGTGGCCAGCGCCAGCGTGTCGCCCTTGCCCGCGCCCTCGCGATCCGGCCGAAGGTCCTGCTCCTGGACGAACCCTTCGGCGCGCTTGACGCCCAGGTGCGAAAGGATCTGCGCCGCTGGCTCCGCCAATTCCACGATGAGATCGGCCTCACCACTTTGTTCGTGACCCACGACCAGGAGGAGGCTCTCGAGCTGGCCGACCAGGTGGTGGTGATGCGCAATGCCCGCATCGAGCAGACGGGCAAGCCGCAGAAGATCTACGATGAGCCTCGTACTTCTTTCGTCTACGAGTTCCTCGGCGAGGTGAACAAGCTGGACGACGGCCGCTATGTCCGCCCGCACGAGATCGAGCTGAAGTTCGCCGCCGAAGAAGGAGTCCACCTTGCCGGCCGCGTGAGTCACCTCTTCGTGGCGGGTCCCTTTGCTCGTCTTAGCGTGGTTCCAGAGAACGGTAGCCGCCGCGAGGTGGAGGTCTGGGCGACCCGCGAGCAGGTGGAGGAGATGGCGCTGGAGAATGGCGATATCGTCGGGCTGCGTTTCCCCGAGCTCAAGGACTCGAGCAAGCCGAAGGATAGCAGCAAGCCGGAGTGA